The DNA region TACCAAACGTCAAAGTGTTTaaagaattattaatttttttaaacccagGACAAAATGtagaaaatgttattccttacaATAATCAAGATGTCAAAATTCTAGTGATAGAAGTAGACCATGTATGCTGTCCCCTCtggaaagtttttaaattaccCTTGTTAGAATGCGAAGAAACCTTGATGTTTGccatttatcatatttgtttGAAGTGTCTGAAGATACTGTAACAAATACTTTTCAAACGTGGGTAAATTATATATGTATGTTAAGCTAGGAACAATATGCATTTGGCCTTCCCGCAGTCAAGTTCAAGAAAATATGCCAGCTAGTATGAAAGAAAGATTTGCAAACGTACGATGCATTATAGATTGTGTAAAGTTTAAAATTGCAGTGCCTTCATCTttatatttacacaaaatgATGTACTCAGAATACAAAAGTCACACCATTGTTAAAGTACTTGTTGGCATTGCTCCTGGTGGAAGTTTCACATTTATATCGAGTGCCTATCCCGGTAGCATCTCAGATAAAGATATTGTTGTCAAAAGTGGTTATTATTTCCAGAACTTTGGCAGGCAGGAGATGCTATTATGGCTGATCGAGGTTTTTTGATAGAGGACTATGTAACACCTCTTGGTGTGGAATTAATTATGCCATCATTTTTGAAAGGACGCGAGCAATTTTCAGAGTCTGAAGTAGTCAAAAGTCAACAAATAGCATCAGAAAGAATTCATGTGGAAAAAATGATTCAACGACTCAAATGTTTTCGAATATTCGATCGAGTTATTCCAGTAAACATGTTGAACTCCCTGAATCAAATTATTTCGGTATGTGGTATTCTCACAAATTTTCAAGACCCTAttttaaagtaaacaaacaacttGAAACTGAAgcaatgttttaaattaaaaatatttacaaaaagagtgatatatatatacattacaaATATATACAGGTCTTATTTTACATCAATTTGTCCTGATCTTTCTTTATGATTTGTGGTAGCATAAATGTAAAGAAaac from Hydractinia symbiolongicarpus strain clone_291-10 chromosome 6, HSymV2.1, whole genome shotgun sequence includes:
- the LOC130648258 gene encoding uncharacterized protein LOC130648258, with translation MPASMKERFANVRCIIDCVKFKIAVPSSLYLHKMMYSEYKSHTIVKVLVGIAPGGSFTFISSAYPELWQAGDAIMADRGFLIEDYVTPLGVELIMPSFLKGREQFSESEVVKSQQIASERIHVEKMIQRLKCFRIFDRVIPVNMLNSLNQIISVCGILTNFQDPILNSCQYFMSNGTLSITSPFERMQGFFATEQTNVGSMYLY